A portion of the Haemorhous mexicanus isolate bHaeMex1 chromosome 3, bHaeMex1.pri, whole genome shotgun sequence genome contains these proteins:
- the ATRAID gene encoding all-trans retinoic acid-induced differentiation factor isoform X1, with the protein MRGAGGAVRGFALLLLPLLLPRAARGAAVCGLCPGPPRNGSIVARFCESRHDTESDGRCCRERGPSPGQLLGLDLSNCSLQSVPPGLAEATTAIILDLTENPLTAVPSASFLGFTHLQSLAVPPALECPGGSDAWQHVTVDRSSRLCQGQRNLCNSSVQLAWPCPENSVCAPDGPGLVQCLCDSPFHGYKCLREDRRVNLCFTASSPLRLRSGQGVEGREERPPRDLPAHGHHCSRGERRSTGNRPGSDRWGPEGYSRV; encoded by the exons AtgcgcggggccggcggggccgtGCGCGGGTtcgcgctgctgctgctgccgctgctgctgccccggGCCGCCCGCGGGGCCGCG GTGTGCGGGCTCTGCCCGGGGCCGCCGCGGAACGGCTCCATCGTGGCACGGTTCTGTGAGTCCCGGCACGACACCGAGAGCGACGGGCGCTGCTGCCGGGAGCGGGGCCCGTCCCCGGGGCAGCTTCTGGG gctggaCCTGAGCaactgctccctgcagagcgTTCCCCCGGGACTGGCCGAGGCCACCACTGCCATCATCCT GGACCTGACTGAGAACCCACTGacagctgtccccagtgcttCCTTCCTGGGCTTCACCCACCTGCAGAGCCT CGCGGTGCCGCCGGCGCTGGAGTGCCCGGGCGGGAGTGACGCCTGGCAGCACGTGACAGTGGACAGGAGCAGccggctgtgccagggacagagGAACCTCTGCAACAGCTCCGTGCAGCTCG cctggccgTGTCCTGAAAACTCCGTGTGTGCCCCCGACGGCCCCGGCCTCGTCCAGTGCCTCTGTGACAGTCCCTTCCATGGCTACAAGTGCCTGCGTGAG GACAGGAGAGTGAACCTGTGTTTCACAGCATCCTCCCCGCTCCGGCTGCGCTCGGGGCAAGGCGTGGAGGGGCGGGAGGAGCGCCCGCCCCGGGACCTGCCCGCCCACGGTCACCACTGCAGCCGTGGGGAACGGCGATCGACCGGGAACCGGCCGGGCTCGGACCGCTGGGGGCCTGAGGGTTACAGCCGCGTTTAG
- the ATRAID gene encoding all-trans retinoic acid-induced differentiation factor isoform X2, whose protein sequence is MRGAGGAVRGFALLLLPLLLPRAARGAAVCGLCPGPPRNGSIVARFCESRHDTESDGRCCRERGPSPGQLLGLDLSNCSLQSVPPGLAEATTAIILDLTENPLTAVPSASFLGFTHLQSLAVPPALECPGGSDAWQHVTVDRSSRLCQGQRNLCNSSVQLAWPCPENSVCAPDGPGLVQCLCDSPFHGYKCLREGEHTCTDLPTASTHRLRTVWTKAKKTDKEKEPKPQPRNTRALKRQIKGGAM, encoded by the exons AtgcgcggggccggcggggccgtGCGCGGGTtcgcgctgctgctgctgccgctgctgctgccccggGCCGCCCGCGGGGCCGCG GTGTGCGGGCTCTGCCCGGGGCCGCCGCGGAACGGCTCCATCGTGGCACGGTTCTGTGAGTCCCGGCACGACACCGAGAGCGACGGGCGCTGCTGCCGGGAGCGGGGCCCGTCCCCGGGGCAGCTTCTGGG gctggaCCTGAGCaactgctccctgcagagcgTTCCCCCGGGACTGGCCGAGGCCACCACTGCCATCATCCT GGACCTGACTGAGAACCCACTGacagctgtccccagtgcttCCTTCCTGGGCTTCACCCACCTGCAGAGCCT CGCGGTGCCGCCGGCGCTGGAGTGCCCGGGCGGGAGTGACGCCTGGCAGCACGTGACAGTGGACAGGAGCAGccggctgtgccagggacagagGAACCTCTGCAACAGCTCCGTGCAGCTCG cctggccgTGTCCTGAAAACTCCGTGTGTGCCCCCGACGGCCCCGGCCTCGTCCAGTGCCTCTGTGACAGTCCCTTCCATGGCTACAAGTGCCTGCGTGAG GGTGAGCACACCTGTACAGATCTGCCAACTGCCAGCACTCACCGTCTGAGGACAGTGTGGACCAAGGCCAAAAAAACGGATAAAGAAAAGGAGCCAAAACCGCAGCCAAGAAACACACGTGCTCTGAAAAGGCAAATCAAAGGAGGGGCCATGTAA
- the ATRAID gene encoding all-trans retinoic acid-induced differentiation factor isoform X3 yields the protein MRGAGGAVRGFALLLLPLLLPRAARGAAVCGLCPGPPRNGSIVARFCESRHDTESDGRCCRERGPSPGQLLGLDLSNCSLQSVPPGLAEATTAIILDLTENPLTAVPSASFLGFTHLQSLAVPPALECPGGSDAWQHVTVDRSSRLCQGQRNLCNSSVQLAWPCPENSVCAPDGPGLVQCLCDSPFHGYKCLREGTFPMLLFGGILGTATVSLSLLLWGTQRRKAKSP from the exons AtgcgcggggccggcggggccgtGCGCGGGTtcgcgctgctgctgctgccgctgctgctgccccggGCCGCCCGCGGGGCCGCG GTGTGCGGGCTCTGCCCGGGGCCGCCGCGGAACGGCTCCATCGTGGCACGGTTCTGTGAGTCCCGGCACGACACCGAGAGCGACGGGCGCTGCTGCCGGGAGCGGGGCCCGTCCCCGGGGCAGCTTCTGGG gctggaCCTGAGCaactgctccctgcagagcgTTCCCCCGGGACTGGCCGAGGCCACCACTGCCATCATCCT GGACCTGACTGAGAACCCACTGacagctgtccccagtgcttCCTTCCTGGGCTTCACCCACCTGCAGAGCCT CGCGGTGCCGCCGGCGCTGGAGTGCCCGGGCGGGAGTGACGCCTGGCAGCACGTGACAGTGGACAGGAGCAGccggctgtgccagggacagagGAACCTCTGCAACAGCTCCGTGCAGCTCG cctggccgTGTCCTGAAAACTCCGTGTGTGCCCCCGACGGCCCCGGCCTCGTCCAGTGCCTCTGTGACAGTCCCTTCCATGGCTACAAGTGCCTGCGTGAG GGCACGTTCCCGATGCTTCTCTTCGGAGGAATCCTGGGCACCGccaccgtgtccctgtccctgctgctgtggggcacCCAGCGGAGGAAGGCCAAGagcccctga